One Nostoc sp. UHCC 0302 DNA window includes the following coding sequences:
- a CDS encoding ABC transporter ATP-binding protein, translating to MTKKLRLSKSFQRAANAPNLPDTTFRFICYFVNQFRWWYLLMVILEALHATSGIMLPYAIGEIIRSVTRSTGNNKHIFDAISQPLMLFTALSVGEVVFGRSAGLLQTILHPLHRQHIVRSLYAYLQHHSHRYLSSSFSGALAHRISETSLGVTQTMQMMITEFMSVIIVYIVATILLYRAYPPLAAFVGVWAVLFISISFWLATRCRIYSRKAAAARSETTGIIVDAVTNLSSSRLFARLGFERHYLNEQLRHELKQVRKSNWYSERIRWFQFIAAAVLKIGTLYYSLSLWSQGIIATADFVVATSLSLLIISEARNLSRRFLEFFEHIGNVANGVFTIIQPHELIDRDQAIAHSITQGKIEFRQVNFSYSPDKKVFENLSITIQPGERVGLVGFSGSGKSTFVNLILRLFDRQSGQILIDGVDIQDMTQDALHAQISLIPQDPSLFHRTLMENIRYGRIDATDEEVIEAARKAYAHDFISQIQEGYDSLVGERGVKLSGGQRQRIAIARVILKDAPILILDEATSSLDSITEKAIQDTLDLAMNGKTVIVVAHRLSTIAHLDRILVFDQGRIVEDGTHTKLLARHGAYYRLWKMQAGGFLPVAANN from the coding sequence ATGACGAAAAAGCTGAGACTTTCCAAATCTTTTCAACGTGCTGCTAATGCGCCAAACTTACCTGATACGACCTTCAGGTTTATTTGTTATTTTGTGAACCAGTTTCGCTGGTGGTATCTACTAATGGTCATTTTGGAGGCACTGCACGCAACCTCTGGCATTATGTTGCCCTATGCCATTGGCGAGATCATCCGCAGCGTGACGCGATCAACTGGCAACAATAAGCATATTTTTGATGCTATCAGCCAACCCCTGATGCTGTTCACTGCTTTGAGTGTGGGTGAAGTAGTATTTGGGCGATCAGCTGGACTCTTGCAGACTATCTTACATCCGCTCCATAGACAGCACATCGTCCGCTCTCTATATGCCTACTTGCAGCATCATTCCCATCGCTACCTGAGCAGTAGTTTTTCTGGGGCGTTGGCACATCGTATCAGCGAAACCTCTCTGGGTGTGACCCAGACGATGCAAATGATGATTACAGAATTTATGTCAGTAATTATCGTGTATATCGTTGCTACGATTTTACTGTATCGTGCCTATCCTCCGCTTGCTGCATTCGTGGGCGTGTGGGCAGTTCTCTTCATCAGTATTTCCTTCTGGCTGGCAACTCGCTGCCGAATTTACTCACGGAAAGCCGCAGCCGCCAGAAGCGAGACAACTGGCATCATTGTAGATGCGGTCACAAATCTCAGCAGTAGCCGACTGTTTGCTCGCCTGGGTTTTGAACGACATTATTTGAATGAGCAATTAAGGCACGAACTCAAACAGGTGAGGAAGTCCAACTGGTACTCGGAGCGAATTCGCTGGTTTCAGTTCATCGCAGCCGCTGTTCTGAAAATCGGCACTCTGTATTACTCACTTTCTCTCTGGAGCCAAGGAATAATCGCTACCGCTGACTTTGTTGTAGCAACTAGCCTGTCGTTGTTAATCATCAGCGAAGCTCGTAATTTAAGCCGACGCTTTCTGGAATTTTTTGAACATATTGGCAATGTTGCCAATGGTGTGTTCACAATTATTCAACCCCATGAGTTGATTGATCGGGATCAAGCGATCGCCCACTCCATCACTCAAGGTAAAATTGAGTTTCGGCAAGTCAATTTCAGTTATTCGCCTGACAAGAAAGTATTTGAAAATCTCTCTATCACCATCCAACCGGGAGAGCGTGTCGGACTGGTAGGCTTCTCAGGCTCTGGAAAATCTACCTTTGTGAATCTGATTTTACGTCTGTTTGACCGACAGTCGGGACAGATTCTCATTGATGGAGTCGATATTCAAGATATGACTCAGGATGCCCTCCACGCCCAGATCAGCTTAATTCCTCAAGATCCGTCTCTGTTTCATCGCACATTGATGGAAAATATTCGTTACGGACGTATAGATGCAACCGATGAGGAAGTAATCGAGGCGGCACGCAAGGCTTATGCTCATGATTTTATCAGCCAGATCCAAGAAGGTTATGATTCTCTGGTGGGGGAACGCGGTGTTAAACTCTCTGGAGGACAAAGACAACGGATTGCGATCGCGCGAGTTATCCTCAAAGATGCGCCAATCCTCATCTTGGATGAAGCTACCTCCAGCCTCGATTCAATTACTGAAAAAGCTATCCAAGATACTCTAGACTTGGCGATGAATGGGAAAACGGTAATTGTCGTGGCTCATAGACTGTCTACTATTGCCCATTTAGACCGGATTTTAGTATTTGATCAAGGTCGCATTGTCGAAGATGGTACTCACACCAAATTACTGGCACGTCATGGTGCTTACTACAGATTATGGAAAATGCAAGCAGGTGGATTCTTGCCTGTAGCAGCTAATAATTAA